Sequence from the Phragmites australis chromosome 6, lpPhrAust1.1, whole genome shotgun sequence genome:
CCTTCTCTCTTCCTACTCTAGCTCGACGCCACCTACTGGCAGCAGAGTTCCACGGCACGGCACGCCTCCATCCCATCCTACTCCCGCTTACCAATCCGGCGCCCTCTCCCACCCATGGCCGCTGCGGTGTGCTGTCACCATCGCCGGTGGCCGCTCCTCCTTCAGCTGGGCCTCGTCCTATCCTTCCTGATGGCGGCCGAGGCGTGGACGGGGGAGATCCGCGGCCGCGTCGTCTGCGATGTCTGCGGGGACGCTGCCATCGGCCCCGAGGATCATGCCCTCGAAGGTCAGTCCCGTACACCTACGCCACGGCTTATGCGGATTTATCGGTCGGCCGCCCCTGCGTGCTTGGCGAAAATTGTTTGTATGCCAGATTTGCCATCTTGGCGCACGTGTCATTGACATAGATAGTCTCATATATGGGTAAGAGAGGTGGTATTTTATCGGAACATCAATGTAAATAGTGACAGCTAGGCAAATCCTCGAGATTCCTACATGAATGGGGTCTTTAGTATcgcagtttaggattttttttttcgaggaAAGGAATTACAGTCCATTGCATTTAGGAATTACATTCTATTTCAAGGAATTAGTTGTATAGGAAGCGGAAAACTATTAGGGTGAGCTTAATAGGTTGGGTCGACCTTTTTGTTCCGGAAATGAAATTGTTGGCGAATTGGACTCAAGTTTCTATGTGCTGAATTTGTGTGAATTTGTGGTCGACATGCCAGTGACATTCTTTAGCTGGCGATTAGCATAGATGACACATATCACACAACTATTTCAAGCTTGGTTGTGTTGAAGCAAACCCATTGGCCACCATCGATAATGCAACTCCAGTCATGATGTTTGGGAAATATTGAGAATTTTCATGCGGATGATACATCCACTTGGACCTTTAGCTGTTGATGAtgtgttttgtttttcttccaCATTACCCCCTTAGATTGGTTTGTCTGTCCTGTTCCTACTCTGCCTATCCAATAATGTTTTGAGAATGGATGAGTTCATCAAAGTTAAACTGCTTCTAAGTTCCATTGTAATTAGGATAAATCAAATCCCCATCCAACTAATCGCTTGGTATTTATACCCTGATAACTTGCTTGCTGGGACCTGgttgaaataaattttaatgCTGAAGATTTGGAATCTCTCAGATGCTCAAGCTAGTTAGTGAGTTAGAGTAGAATTTGCTTGACATCTTTTCTTGCATTCTTTTATTATTTGTTTATTGACTTTTGACCTTCTTTAATAACCATGCCATTAGAGTTTATGGATCCTGAGATAAGCAATCTATTGGTGACAGGTGGATGGCTGAATATATCATGCGTGTAGCAGTCCTTATGTTGCCCCTTTTAtagcttttttttatttttatgatgaGGGGAAATTGAATAGAACAACTAGGAATTTCTAGATACTTTTAGGACCTATTTTACAGTGTGAATTCCAGGCTTACAGAACATGTTCACTATCAGTTGGATTGCGTTAAAACTTTTCAACTGTTGTAGGCTTGTAGCACGCAATTGTAGTGAAGCCAATCAAGTAATCGATACTTGACCTTGATGTCGGGCTTGGTTATAGACCCACAATGATAATTTCATTTCCTCATAATGATGATTAAGTAGTttattttccagatttttgtAGACAATATCTTTGAGGTGGTTGTCTTGCTCTTTGTCAGACATTTTTCTTTGTGTCACTGCCCAATGCTCACTTCCCTTGCTTATTATCAACGATGGAACTCTTATGACATAACTCTATGCAACATGGGCATATATATCTTCCATGGTCATGTTGGAGATGTATGAAGATATGTTTTGCTAGGGAATTGCATCAAATTATTTTATCTAAACAAATTGTAATGGTGTCTGCCTGTCTTCAGTGTACAGAATTTTGTAAGCAGAACCAGGACACTCAGTGATGCATCATTGTTGCTACTGCCGTCCTGAGTGGCTAGAACATATTTAACTCTTGGCTTCTTGCAGAACCAGTGCTCTCACATAAAGTGTTGATCGCCATGTGCCCTATGCTCGATATGAGTCACTGTCCAGTTCAATGTACATGATTCAATtggtgtcccccccccccccccttatatTCTTAAAAATAGATTAATCTGTTCAGTATCACAACATATCAAGACAGCCATGTTTTTTACTCATCAAACTGAGAATTCATTATCAGTAAGAAATCTGAATTGACCAGATGTGTCACATTATCTTGAGTGATGAACCAAAGAAGCAATCAATCCACCAACACTAAGAAAATGATATGTAtatgaaccaaaaaaaaaaaaatcaacatgcACAGTTTCAGATGTGTTTGTTCATTCTTTAGTGGAGTGTTCTCATCTCAACTCTGTAACTTCTGCTGTGGTGTTTGCATAGCTCAATTCTCCTTAACAGTGCTCATTACCTTTATTTACCGGATCCCTTACCAAACTATATTCCCGGAAATCTTCATTTTCTATTTATATTCTGGAGACTACTAGTGATTTGTCATCTATTCAATTGTTTTCCTAGttggtgagagagagagagagagagagagagagagagagagagagagagagagcgatcCTAACAGAAAGTGAACAAGTTGCAACTGATAATACTCCCTTAAGCTTGTGATGCCTGTTCAGCGGATACATGTAAGCAGTGTATATGCTTTCAGTCAAACCTATGAAGTGTCTGTCTGATAAAACAGGATCACCCAATTACATCCTGAAGCACATGTAGTGAAAGTACATTGGATTATTGCACATTGCACGCATTTGCGGTATTTTGATGGTCAGATGAACATCAGTTAGTAGGCAGTTACTAGTATTTACTGGTGCTGGAGAAGCTAGGGTTACTTCAATATCAGTAGTACATTTGGTTCAACCTTTATTTTTGGTACCATACAGTTGGTGTGTGGGCAAGAACTCTATTTGGGCTGGAGTGTAATATTGCTCAATCAAGTGAGAAATTTGCAAAACTATAGTGCAAATGAAAATTAGCTAGGATCTCATTTTGGCTAGCTAAATATTGTTTCTAAGtacccctctgacttagtgggTAGCTACATCCATAAACCACGAAAGACATACTTGGATAAAATGAATTGATCTTTGGAACCGCACATTATATAACTTTTTAGAAAGAGGGGTAGCTGCTAAGAATCAGCACTCAACAGTATATGACATTCAGGCATCACCTATGCAGTAGTTTTGAAAATAATGGATACATATTTGCACAGTTGAAGATACTCCCTCTGTTTCCaaatataagtcgttttagGATCTGTGTTAGTCAAACAATTATGTGGATTAACAACATAAAATTGATACCACTAGATTCATCATTAAAACTGCTTTCACAATATATAAtttcttttatttgaaaatcataTTTTCATAGAAATCGCTAGTCAAAGTATCACATTGGAGACCATGTTAATGTCATAGACGACTTACGTTTGGAATAAGAGTGTATTTTACGACTGATCATTTGGATAACTTATTCTTTCAGATGCATAAATCAGAATATCAGATATGCTGTTATTCTGATTATATTATAACTGACTATATAGTACTGAAAGTTTCCACCTTCCGTCCTTGTCAATAAACACAAGAATGTTATCATGGTTTGCCATGTCTGATAGTGGATGTCTAGAATATGCGGCAGCATGATTACATATTTTGAACATCCAGAAGAACTGAGTGCTTATGCCTTTCTATTTTCCATGAAAGTTGGGTTCAAGTTTCTCCATTGCTCTGAAACAGTATTTCCAGTTTTCACTAAAAGCAGGGGGTTAAGCGCTTCAGTGTTtcttttcactaaaaaaaaagaatatatgtTTATGGTGTCACATGTTCATTTACGCGGTAGCACTTCATAAGCACTAATGTGCTATATGTCAATACTTATaccattttattttcttaattttggGTTCAATATGTCATTACTTATTCTCATTTTCCTCGTGTGTATCTCAAATAGATGCCGAGGTAGCTGTTCTCTGCATCACAAAATCTGGCGAGGTTATCAACTACCAGGCCTTCACAAACTCCAAGGGAATGTACACCGTTGCAGAGACGATGCCAGAGAGCGACCGGTGGGAGTCGTGCTTGGCTAGGCCCATCAGTAGCTTCCACCAGCACTGCGCTAGGAGGGGTGACGCTCACTCGGGGGTGAAGTTCACGTACAACAAACCGTCAGGGAATGCGCACAACGTCAAGACTTTCCTCTACAAGCCTGTTAACGCCCCTCTGTACTGTAGTTAAACAGTCTA
This genomic interval carries:
- the LOC133922214 gene encoding uncharacterized protein LOC133922214, whose product is MAAAVCCHHRRWPLLLQLGLVLSFLMAAEAWTGEIRGRVVCDVCGDAAIGPEDHALEDAEVAVLCITKSGEVINYQAFTNSKGMYTVAETMPESDRWESCLARPISSFHQHCARRGDAHSGVKFTYNKPSGNAHNVKTFLYKPVNAPLYCS